The segment CGCCACGGGCAACGGGTTCGGACTGGACCTGCAGACGATCGAGCGGATCGCCAGGCAGATCCGCGACGTCCAGCTGCTGGGGGTCGAGGTGGCGATCGTGGTCGGCGGGGGAAATATCTTCCGCGGATCAGAAGGACAGCTGCACGGCATGGACCGGCCTACCGCCGACTATATGGGGATGCTCGCCACCGTCATCAACGCGCTGGCGCTGAGGTCGGCACTGGAGAGCGAGGACGTAGAGACGCGTGTCCAGACCGCGATCGAGATGAAGCAGATCGCCGAGCCTTACATCAGGGGCCGGGCCCTGCGGCACCTGGAGAAGGGCCGCGTCGTGATCTTCGCTGCCGGGACCGGCAACCCCTATTTCACGACCGACACCCCTGCCGTCCTGCGCGCGCTGGAGATAGAGGCACAGGCGATCCTGATGGGCAAGCGCGTGGACGGTGTCTACGACGACGACCCGATGCTGAACTCAAACGCCAAGTTCCTGCCGGAGCTGACATACATGCAGGTGCTCGAGCGTGACCTGAAGGTCATGGACGCGACAGCCATCGCCCTGTGCAAGAACCATGGCATCCCCATCCATGTGTTCAACCTCATGAAGGAAGGCAACATCCTTCGAATTGTCGAGGGAGCCGAGATCGGAACGGTCGTTCACGAAGGGGGGCAGTGACATGGCGACTCCGGAGTCCGTGCTCAAGGACGCCGATCAGAAGATGGACGGGGCAGTCCGGGTGTGCCACGACGACCTCGCCGGCATCCGGACGGGGCGGGCGTCCCCCGCGTTGGTCCAGAAGATCACCGTCGACTACTACGGAACCCCCACCCCGCTCAACCAGATGGCTCAGCTGTCGACTCCGGAGCCGCGGCTCCTGGTCGTCCAGCCCTACGACCGCAGTGTCATCCCCTCGATCGAGAAGGCGATCATGTCCTCGGACCTGGGGGTCACGCCGTCCAACGACGGGGCCGTGATCCGGCTCCCGTTCCCTTCCCTGACCGAGGACCGGCGCAAGGACCTCGTCAAGGTCGCGCACAAGCGGGCCGAGGAGGGCCGCGTCGCGGTGCGAAACATCCGGCGTCACGCCAAAGAAGAACTCGAGCGCATGCAGAAGGACGCAGCGATCTCCGAAGACGACCTGCGCCGGGCCGAGAAGACCCTCCAGCAGGAGACCGACACGCACGTCAAGAAGATCGACGAGATGCTGGCGGCCAAGGACCAGGAGCTGCGGGAGGTCTAGCAGTGGATGCACCGCCGCGCCCGGCCGGTGCGCACCCAAGGTCACTGCGGACGTCGGTCGCCGCCGGGATCGTGCTCGCGGTCCTGGCGGTTGGTGCCGTCGCCGCCGGGCCCCCGGTCCTTTTCACGGTGGCGCTGGTGGTGATCCTCGTGGCGCAGGCCGAGCTGTACGCCGTCCTTCGCGCCGCCGGACGCACGCCCTGGGTGATGTTCGGACTGGTCTGCGGCGCTCTGCTGCTGCTCGCCGCCTACTTCGGGGGGTTGGGCTGGGTGGCGGCCGCGGTCTGCGTTCCCCTGCCGCTTCTTCTTTTGGGGTCGGTCGCCGCGCGTGAAGCGGACCGTGCATCGGTCGTGACCTCGACGTGGTTCGGGCTGCTGTACGGACCCTTTCTCGGGGCCTTCGCAGTGCTGCTGCTGCGCGGGCGCAACGGGCCCGTGCTGATGGCCGCCCTGCTGGGGGTGACGGCGATCTTCGACTCCGGCGGCTTTCTGGTCGGTCGCAAGCTCGGCCGCCACCGGATGGCGCCGCGAACCAGTCCCAAGAAGTCCTGGGAGGGGTTCGCCGCCGGGGTGGCCATCTCAGTGGGGCTGGCGGTCCTGGTGCTGCCGGCAGTCGGTCCCTTCTCACGATGGTCGGCATTCCGGCTGGCCACTGTGCTGGCGCTCGCGGCTCCCCTCGGGGATCTCGGGGAGTCGCTGATCAAGCGCGACCTGGGCGTCAAGGACATGGGGAGCCTGCTTCCCGGCCACGGCGGGATGTTCGACCGCATCGACGCGATCCTTTTCAACGCGCCGATCGCCTACCTCGTGGTGAGGGTGCTCCACTGGGCCCCCTGAGCGCCGCGGGCGATCCCCGCGAGATCGCCGTTCTCGGCTCCACGGGGTCGATCGGCACCCAGGCGCTGGACGTGATCCGGTCCATGCCGCAGCGGTTCCGGGTCCGGTCGCTGGCCGTGCGCTCGGACGTCGAGCAGCTGGCAGCCCAGGTCTTGGAGTTTTGTCCGAGGCGGGTTGCGGTCGTGGACGCTTCGGCGGCGGCGAGTCTCCGGGAGCAGATGCCGGACACCGAGGTGCTGGAAGGGCCGGAGGCCCTGCTGGCTCTTGCCTCCGACGACGAAGCCGATGTCGTGCTCAACGCGGTCGTGGGGGCGGCCGGCCTGGAGGCCACCCTGGCCGCGCTTGACGCCGGCCGCACGGTTGCCCTCGCCAACAAGGAGTCCTGCGTGGCGGGGGGACCCCTGGTCCGGGCGAGGCTGGACGCCGGCCGTGGGAGCGTCGTGCCGGTGGACTCCGAGCACGCGGCCGTTCACATGTGCCTGGAGGGCGAGGCCCCCGACGGCGTTCGGCGCCTGGTGCTCACAGCCTCCGGCGGGCCGTTCAGGGGGATGAAGCGGGAGCAGCTTCGCGACGCGGGAGTGTCGCAGGCACTGGACCACCCGACGTGGAGCATGGGCGCCAAGGTGACCGTGGACTCCGCCACCCTCATGAACAAGGGCCTGGAGGTGATCGAGGCTCATGTGCTGTTCGGCTTCGGCTACGACGACATCGACGTCGTCTGCCACCCGCAGTCGGTGGTGCACTGCCTGGTGGAGTTCGTGGACGGGTCCTGGAAGGCCTCGCTCGGCCCCCCGGACATGCGCGTGCCGATCGCCTACGCGCTGGGCCATCCCAGGCGCCCGGACTGGGGGGCCGGGACCATGGACTGGGCCGGTGCCGATCCTCTGACCTTCGAGCCGGTGGACCGCGAAACCTTCGGCTGCCTCGACCTGGCCTGCGAGGCGGGACGCGCCGGAGGGACGGCTCCCGCGATCCTCAACGCGGCCAACGAAGAGGCCGTGTCCGCCTTTCTGGACGGCCGGCTGAGGTTTCTGCAGATCGAGGACGTGGTGAGACAGGTCGCCCGCGACGGTGCCGCCCGGACCGCGCCCGGGGACACCGCCCTGCAGCTGGAGGACGTGCTGTCGGCAGACAAGTGGGCCAGAGCCGCCGCGAGGCAGGCCATCTCCGCGTCCGGGGACGCCGGCTAGGACGGTCCTGGAACCCCGGGGACCCACGGAATCGTTTTGCTACCGTGGCCCGCGGCCGCGCAGGCCAAGCATCACCTGACGAGCAGGAGCAGACGTGGGAGCAGGCCTCGGTATCGCCGCCTTTGTGTTCCTGCTGCTATTGGCTATCTTCTTCCACGAGCTCGGGCACTTTCTGGCCGCTCGCTGGGCCGGGATCAAGGTCACCCAGTTCTTCGTCGGCTTCGGCCCCACCCTCTGGTCGCGCCGAGGTGGCCGGCAGGAGGTGGTGGAGTCCGCGGACGGACAGATCGTCGAGCGGCCCGAACTGGAGTACGGGGTAAAGGCGATCCCTCTCGGCGGATTCGTGAAGATCCTCGGGATGTCGCCGTTCGAGGAGGTCCCTCCGCAGGACTACGCGCGGTCCTTTCAGAGGGCGCCGGCGTGGAAGCGGGCTATCGTCCTTGCCGCCGGGTCGGCGACCCACATCCTGACGGCTTTCATCGCGCTGGTGCTGATCCTTTCGGCCGTAGGGATCCCGACCCGGCAGACCCTGGAACTGGAGATGGTCAGCCGAGGGTCCCCCGCGAGCGAATCGGGCCTGCGGCCTGGGGATCGGATAGTGGCCGTGGACGGGCGCAAGGTGTCCGAGTGGACTCAGGTGCGCAACCTCATTCGCGACAGCCCCGGACGGCAGATGCAGCTGACTGTCGCAAACCGGACCGGCGACCGGCGGACGGTCGGCATCACGCCGCGTCCTCAGCAGGAGGACGGCGGCCGCCGGACCGTCGGCCTTATCGGTGTGAGCTCCAAGCTGGCGAACGTGAGGGTGAACCCGGCCGTGGCCGCCGGCAGGTCGGCGGTGGTGATCGGGCAGTTCATAGGCCGTTTCGTCACGTCCACGCCGAAGCTGTTCTCCGCGGAGACGCTGGGGCTAACCAAGACCCCGGGACGCGAGGACGAACGGGCGCAGAGCGTGGTTGGAGCCGGCCGGGCGGCGGCCGACCTGGCCTCGAAGGGACAGGTCCTGCGGTTTCTGGAGTTCTTCGTCTACATCAACATGGCCATCGGACTGTTCAATCTCCTGCCCATACCGCCCCTGGACGGCGGGCACCTGTTGCTCCTGGGCCTGGAGAAGGTGAGGCGCAAGCCGGTGGGGCAGACGACCATGGTGCGTGTGATGGCCGTGGGGTTTGCGCTCCTGCTCCTGCTGGGGATGTGGATCATCTTCCAGGACATCGTTTC is part of the Actinomycetota bacterium genome and harbors:
- the pyrH gene encoding UMP kinase gives rise to the protein MKTEPAPDPRAAPPGARYRRVLLKLSGESFATGNGFGLDLQTIERIARQIRDVQLLGVEVAIVVGGGNIFRGSEGQLHGMDRPTADYMGMLATVINALALRSALESEDVETRVQTAIEMKQIAEPYIRGRALRHLEKGRVVIFAAGTGNPYFTTDTPAVLRALEIEAQAILMGKRVDGVYDDDPMLNSNAKFLPELTYMQVLERDLKVMDATAIALCKNHGIPIHVFNLMKEGNILRIVEGAEIGTVVHEGGQ
- the frr gene encoding ribosome recycling factor, whose translation is MATPESVLKDADQKMDGAVRVCHDDLAGIRTGRASPALVQKITVDYYGTPTPLNQMAQLSTPEPRLLVVQPYDRSVIPSIEKAIMSSDLGVTPSNDGAVIRLPFPSLTEDRRKDLVKVAHKRAEEGRVAVRNIRRHAKEELERMQKDAAISEDDLRRAEKTLQQETDTHVKKIDEMLAAKDQELREV
- a CDS encoding phosphatidate cytidylyltransferase — encoded protein: MDAPPRPAGAHPRSLRTSVAAGIVLAVLAVGAVAAGPPVLFTVALVVILVAQAELYAVLRAAGRTPWVMFGLVCGALLLLAAYFGGLGWVAAAVCVPLPLLLLGSVAAREADRASVVTSTWFGLLYGPFLGAFAVLLLRGRNGPVLMAALLGVTAIFDSGGFLVGRKLGRHRMAPRTSPKKSWEGFAAGVAISVGLAVLVLPAVGPFSRWSAFRLATVLALAAPLGDLGESLIKRDLGVKDMGSLLPGHGGMFDRIDAILFNAPIAYLVVRVLHWAP
- the dxr gene encoding 1-deoxy-D-xylulose-5-phosphate reductoisomerase, whose amino-acid sequence is MAVLGSTGSIGTQALDVIRSMPQRFRVRSLAVRSDVEQLAAQVLEFCPRRVAVVDASAAASLREQMPDTEVLEGPEALLALASDDEADVVLNAVVGAAGLEATLAALDAGRTVALANKESCVAGGPLVRARLDAGRGSVVPVDSEHAAVHMCLEGEAPDGVRRLVLTASGGPFRGMKREQLRDAGVSQALDHPTWSMGAKVTVDSATLMNKGLEVIEAHVLFGFGYDDIDVVCHPQSVVHCLVEFVDGSWKASLGPPDMRVPIAYALGHPRRPDWGAGTMDWAGADPLTFEPVDRETFGCLDLACEAGRAGGTAPAILNAANEEAVSAFLDGRLRFLQIEDVVRQVARDGAARTAPGDTALQLEDVLSADKWARAAARQAISASGDAG
- a CDS encoding M50 family metallopeptidase; the encoded protein is MGAGLGIAAFVFLLLLAIFFHELGHFLAARWAGIKVTQFFVGFGPTLWSRRGGRQEVVESADGQIVERPELEYGVKAIPLGGFVKILGMSPFEEVPPQDYARSFQRAPAWKRAIVLAAGSATHILTAFIALVLILSAVGIPTRQTLELEMVSRGSPASESGLRPGDRIVAVDGRKVSEWTQVRNLIRDSPGRQMQLTVANRTGDRRTVGITPRPQQEDGGRRTVGLIGVSSKLANVRVNPAVAAGRSAVVIGQFIGRFVTSTPKLFSAETLGLTKTPGREDERAQSVVGAGRAAADLASKGQVLRFLEFFVYINMAIGLFNLLPIPPLDGGHLLLLGLEKVRRKPVGQTTMVRVMAVGFALLLLLGMWIIFQDIVSPVPLE